A single Bacillus sp. HMF5848 DNA region contains:
- a CDS encoding YfhD family protein, whose translation MGRGHKHRKNRDKNSVTLPQTPKELKTDGRDVEFSRELADEDDFEALERSRQADERAHKRLR comes from the coding sequence ATGGGTCGAGGACATAAACATCGTAAGAATCGTGATAAAAACTCTGTAACATTGCCACAAACACCGAAAGAGTTAAAAACTGATGGTCGAGATGTCGAGTTTTCTCGTGAACTTGCAGACGAGGATGACTTTGAGGCATTAGAGCGCTCAAGACAAGCAGACGAAAGAGCGCATAAACGATTAAGGTAA
- a CDS encoding small, acid-soluble spore protein K, which yields MRNKKQGFPNLNNHKLEGEPRAKAEYASKRADGTINTHPQERMRASGQRQDEDYPLL from the coding sequence TTGAGAAATAAAAAACAGGGCTTCCCTAATTTAAATAACCACAAGCTTGAAGGAGAGCCACGCGCAAAAGCCGAGTATGCATCCAAACGCGCTGATGGTACAATAAATACTCATCCACAGGAACGCATGCGGGCATCCGGTCAACGCCAGGATGAAGATTACCCATTACTTTAA
- a CDS encoding GNAT family N-acetyltransferase, producing the protein MLKKRSLQDCHALYELMMHPDVYPFVRQKASSYEEFLFITKQTIEAEERGEIISRTICDEWGDPIGTINLFDVQDGAGFLGTWLGKPYHGKGYNQQAKDAFFDELFYELTIETIYMRIRKVNGRSQKAAEKLPYVTFANETRKALLHEINNGQDIYNLYEIAKDSYTLYTMRQTTDEQEQLLQA; encoded by the coding sequence ATGTTAAAAAAGCGATCATTACAGGATTGTCATGCACTTTATGAGCTAATGATGCATCCTGATGTTTATCCATTTGTTAGACAAAAAGCTTCTTCATATGAAGAGTTTTTATTTATTACAAAGCAAACAATCGAAGCCGAAGAACGCGGTGAAATTATTTCGAGAACCATTTGTGATGAATGGGGCGATCCTATAGGCACTATTAATTTATTCGATGTACAAGACGGTGCGGGATTTTTAGGAACATGGCTTGGCAAGCCTTATCATGGCAAAGGGTACAATCAACAAGCTAAAGATGCTTTTTTTGATGAATTATTCTACGAATTAACCATTGAAACGATATATATGCGCATACGCAAAGTGAATGGTCGTTCTCAAAAAGCAGCTGAAAAATTACCTTATGTAACATTTGCTAATGAGACACGTAAAGCATTATTGCATGAAATTAACAATGGTCAAGACATCTACAATTTGTATGAAATAGCTAAAGATAGCTATACGTTGTATACAATGCGTCAAACGACCGACGAACAAGAACAATTACTACAAGCGTAA
- a CDS encoding YfhE family protein — MAKEKRLRQKPTKSNLSSMQEVTYQHEFKMADQAAGYKGRNPRS, encoded by the coding sequence ATGGCAAAAGAGAAAAGACTTAGACAAAAACCAACGAAAAGTAATTTATCTAGCATGCAAGAGGTTACATATCAACATGAGTTTAAGATGGCTGATCAGGCTGCTGGCTACAAAGGACGTAATCCTCGTTCTTAA
- a CDS encoding L-lactate permease yields MNIVEILTALSPVLAVFIFLIILRLPATTAMPISFVITAFLAFLVWKVPFIQIAASTLEGIIVAVSILWIVFGAILLLNTLKYSGAIESIRQGFINISADRRVQIIIIAWLFGSFIEGAAGFGTPPAINAPLLAALGFPPLAAVSLALIADSSAVSFGAVGTPIIVGVDQGLRSGADVATNVTAVLGETPLYDFVRSVTNTTVTIDLFVGTFMPFIVVLLLTRLFGKNKSWREGLEMWKFALFAGLAFTVPAFAVATLLGPEFPSMIGGLVGLAVVIPAVKKGFLLPKGEAWDDFPKDQLQQEEQPIQIKAKANMSLALAWIPYMLVALLLVLSRLEFLPFKAWLRSVKIGQRDIFGTEISSFFEPFYLPGTIFVVVVLMTIFIHKMKKEQWAAAFSDSAKTMVGTAIALCTAVPMVRIFINSSINGANLSSMPLELAELVSQAVGNGWPIVAPFIGALGSFISGSATFSNMMFSLFQFSVATQIQASEQVVLALQVMGANAGNMICVVNVVAAASVTGMLGKEGSIIRITLIPMLFYALLAGIIGFFAILYM; encoded by the coding sequence ATGAACATAGTAGAAATTCTAACAGCACTTAGTCCCGTATTAGCAGTCTTTATCTTCCTAATTATATTGAGACTACCTGCAACAACAGCAATGCCTATCAGCTTTGTCATAACAGCGTTTTTAGCATTTCTCGTTTGGAAGGTGCCTTTTATCCAAATTGCTGCTTCGACATTAGAAGGAATTATCGTTGCAGTTTCGATATTGTGGATTGTGTTTGGAGCTATTTTGCTTTTAAATACTTTAAAGTATAGTGGCGCGATCGAATCTATCCGCCAAGGTTTTATCAATATTTCTGCTGACCGACGCGTGCAAATAATAATTATTGCTTGGTTATTCGGTAGTTTTATTGAAGGAGCCGCGGGCTTTGGCACACCACCTGCAATTAATGCACCATTATTAGCCGCGCTAGGGTTTCCGCCACTAGCGGCTGTATCATTAGCTTTAATCGCTGATAGTAGTGCAGTTTCGTTTGGGGCAGTTGGAACGCCAATCATTGTTGGAGTTGATCAAGGATTACGTTCTGGTGCCGATGTAGCTACGAATGTTACGGCTGTTTTAGGAGAAACACCTTTATATGATTTTGTTAGGTCGGTGACAAATACGACAGTTACTATTGATTTATTTGTTGGTACTTTTATGCCATTTATTGTTGTTTTATTACTAACTAGACTTTTTGGAAAAAACAAATCATGGCGTGAAGGGCTAGAAATGTGGAAATTTGCATTATTTGCTGGTCTGGCGTTCACAGTCCCTGCTTTTGCTGTTGCTACGTTGTTGGGACCAGAATTCCCTTCAATGATTGGTGGATTAGTAGGGTTGGCTGTTGTTATTCCTGCTGTCAAAAAGGGATTTTTGCTCCCGAAAGGAGAGGCGTGGGATGACTTTCCAAAAGATCAACTACAGCAAGAGGAACAACCTATACAAATAAAAGCTAAAGCAAATATGTCATTAGCATTAGCGTGGATTCCATATATGCTAGTGGCATTATTGTTGGTGTTATCGAGACTAGAGTTTTTACCTTTTAAAGCTTGGCTTCGTTCGGTTAAGATAGGACAACGTGATATTTTCGGTACCGAAATTAGCTCTTTTTTCGAACCCTTCTACTTACCAGGTACTATATTTGTTGTAGTAGTTCTTATGACGATTTTTATACACAAAATGAAAAAAGAACAATGGGCGGCTGCTTTTAGTGACTCGGCTAAAACAATGGTCGGGACAGCGATAGCTCTTTGTACTGCAGTTCCTATGGTGCGTATTTTCATCAACTCAAGTATTAACGGCGCCAACCTTTCAAGTATGCCTCTTGAATTAGCTGAACTTGTATCACAGGCTGTTGGGAATGGCTGGCCAATTGTTGCACCTTTTATTGGTGCGCTTGGATCATTCATATCTGGGAGTGCTACGTTTAGTAATATGATGTTCTCGTTATTCCAATTTTCCGTAGCAACTCAAATTCAGGCGAGTGAACAAGTTGTATTAGCTCTACAGGTCATGGGTGCTAACGCAGGTAATATGATTTGTGTAGTCAATGTTGTTGCTGCTGCATCTGTCACTGGTATGTTAGGAAAGGAAGGAAGTATCATACGCATTACACTTATACCAATGCTTTTTTATGCTCTTTTAGCTGGTATAATTGGTTTTTTTGCGATATTGTATATGTAA
- a CDS encoding YfhH family protein — protein MEKRYSQMTRYELQQEIGALKEKAMKAEQHGMVNEVAVLERKMSMAKAYLLNPDDFPSGEAYIIDGGEGELFQVEYLNGIFAWGYRTHTPNKEEALPLSMLIKKQ, from the coding sequence ATGGAGAAGCGTTATTCACAAATGACACGATATGAGTTGCAGCAGGAAATCGGAGCACTTAAAGAAAAGGCAATGAAGGCCGAGCAACATGGTATGGTAAATGAAGTAGCTGTATTAGAACGAAAAATGTCTATGGCTAAGGCATATTTATTAAATCCAGATGACTTCCCCTCTGGTGAAGCGTATATTATTGATGGGGGAGAAGGAGAGTTATTTCAAGTTGAATATTTAAATGGAATCTTTGCCTGGGGTTATCGAACACACACTCCTAATAAAGAAGAAGCGTTACCGTTATCTATGCTTATTAAGAAACAATAG
- a CDS encoding VOC family protein — MKWVRFRIARPTDKMKEIVTFYEKGLGLTRIGSFEDHAGYDGIMYGLPDSEYHLEFTTHRDGSPCPAPTKDNLLVFYIPDKNEINELKERLNQLGYPEVEPENPYWREKGCTIEDPDGWRIVLMNTN, encoded by the coding sequence ATGAAATGGGTGCGTTTTCGAATCGCAAGACCAACTGACAAAATGAAAGAGATTGTTACTTTTTATGAAAAAGGCTTAGGCTTAACGCGGATTGGTAGCTTTGAAGATCATGCGGGGTATGACGGCATTATGTATGGATTACCTGATTCCGAGTATCATTTAGAATTCACAACACATCGTGATGGAAGTCCATGCCCGGCACCCACTAAAGATAATTTATTAGTATTTTACATACCCGATAAAAATGAAATAAATGAGCTCAAAGAGAGATTAAACCAACTCGGGTATCCTGAAGTGGAACCGGAAAATCCCTATTGGAGGGAAAAAGGTTGCACAATAGAGGATCCTGATGGGTGGAGAATTGTACTTATGAACACGAATTAA
- the recX gene encoding recombination regulator RecX, whose protein sequence is MAIITKITTQKQSSERFIIFLDKGQGEEYGFSVDQDILIKYNLRKGLEIDELDFTQIQLEDEQKKAYNKAIAYLAYRMRSEQEIAEYLSKQDFEATISKDVIHKLKEFSYLDDKEFAYAYVRTHKASGKGPKQIERELKQKGIAEQYIISSLQEYPEIEQIETARKHAEKIIGKSSSLSNKQTELKIQQALQRKGFTWDIVSSVLNDLLQEDENDEWHAIVKQGDKLKNKYRNCDGYEYQQKMKQALYRKGFTIDLIERYLHNNDE, encoded by the coding sequence ATGGCTATCATTACGAAAATTACGACACAAAAACAATCAAGTGAACGATTTATTATTTTTCTTGATAAGGGACAAGGTGAGGAATACGGGTTTAGTGTCGACCAAGACATATTAATTAAATATAACCTTCGAAAAGGGCTAGAAATTGATGAGCTTGACTTTACTCAAATACAATTAGAAGATGAGCAGAAAAAAGCTTACAACAAAGCGATAGCTTATTTGGCATATCGAATGCGAAGTGAACAGGAAATCGCTGAGTATTTAAGTAAACAGGACTTTGAAGCTACAATTTCAAAAGACGTCATTCACAAGTTAAAAGAATTTTCTTATTTGGATGATAAGGAGTTTGCTTATGCCTATGTTCGAACTCACAAGGCAAGTGGTAAAGGACCTAAGCAAATAGAACGTGAATTAAAGCAAAAGGGCATAGCAGAGCAATATATTATCTCTAGTTTACAAGAGTATCCAGAAATAGAGCAAATCGAAACTGCCAGAAAGCACGCGGAGAAGATTATCGGTAAAAGCAGTAGCCTTTCGAATAAACAGACGGAATTGAAGATTCAGCAAGCGCTTCAACGTAAAGGATTTACTTGGGATATTGTATCATCCGTACTAAATGATCTTTTGCAGGAAGATGAAAATGATGAGTGGCATGCGATAGTGAAGCAAGGGGATAAACTGAAGAATAAATACAGAAATTGTGATGGTTATGAATATCAACAGAAGATGAAGCAAGCGCTATATCGTAAAGGCTTCACAATCGATTTAATAGAACGATATCTACATAATAATGATGAGTAA
- a CDS encoding cation diffusion facilitator family transporter, with protein MDYTSDLKRGERGAWLSIFAYIFLSILKLTVGIIGGSEALRADGLNNSTDVIASVAVLIGLKIARKPPDEDHHYGHTRAETIASLAAAFIMVTVGLQVLVDAGQSLYLNNNETPEILTAWVALFSSAVMFGVYRYNSLLAAKVNSNAIKAAAADNKSDALVSIGAFVGIIGARLGIGWLDSVTAFLVGIIIIKTAWDIFRESTHALTDGFEEAMLKKIEDTIRTTKGVTSVRLIKGRMHGSKPLVDATVCVDPQITVYDGHKITEDIERRMKQEHNITYVHIHIEPESKDNK; from the coding sequence TTGGATTACACATCAGATTTAAAACGAGGTGAGCGAGGTGCGTGGCTTAGCATTTTTGCTTACATTTTTTTGTCAATATTAAAGTTAACAGTAGGGATTATTGGTGGATCTGAAGCATTGCGTGCAGATGGTTTAAACAATTCAACAGATGTTATTGCCTCAGTTGCGGTGTTAATAGGTCTTAAGATAGCCCGCAAGCCACCAGATGAGGACCATCATTATGGACATACTCGAGCTGAAACCATTGCCTCATTGGCTGCTGCTTTTATAATGGTTACAGTTGGTTTACAAGTGTTAGTAGATGCAGGGCAGTCTTTATATTTAAATAATAATGAAACACCTGAAATTTTAACTGCGTGGGTAGCACTTTTTTCTTCTGCTGTTATGTTTGGTGTTTATCGCTATAACAGCTTGCTTGCTGCAAAAGTGAATAGTAACGCAATTAAAGCAGCCGCTGCTGACAACAAATCAGATGCTTTAGTAAGTATCGGTGCGTTCGTTGGAATCATTGGTGCAAGGCTTGGGATTGGCTGGTTAGACAGTGTCACTGCATTTTTAGTTGGAATTATTATAATAAAAACAGCATGGGATATTTTTCGCGAATCTACTCATGCATTAACAGACGGATTTGAAGAAGCAATGCTTAAAAAAATAGAAGATACCATTCGAACGACTAAAGGAGTTACATCGGTAAGGTTGATAAAAGGGCGTATGCACGGGAGCAAACCACTTGTTGATGCAACAGTTTGTGTAGACCCTCAAATTACTGTGTATGATGGTCATAAAATAACTGAAGACATTGAAAGAAGAATGAAGCAAGAACATAATATTACCTATGTTCACATTCATATTGAACCGGAATCAAAGGATAACAAGTAG
- a CDS encoding TIGR01777 family oxidoreductase, translating into MKIAIAGGTGFVGNAVTQLLLAQNHEIIILTRHPRNSTQSGVSYVGWLKDEFQPEKELQNIDIMINLSGESLNDGRWTKEQKGRIVSSRLKSTNEIIRIMRTMPEPPKVLINASAIGIYGTTSAEKFTENSDHVGSDFLAQTVSQWEHAALQANDLNVRTVLMRFGVILGKDEGALPRMLLPYKLFAGGTIGSGEQVLSWIHIDDVARAIVFAIDHPLSGPVNVTAPTPKTMKEFGKTIAAVLHRPHWLPVPSFALKTLLGEMSVLVLEGQYVLPDKLQKNGFVFSFPILDEALHDILKS; encoded by the coding sequence ATGAAGATAGCAATTGCCGGAGGTACAGGATTTGTTGGCAACGCTGTTACACAGCTTTTACTGGCACAAAATCATGAAATAATTATTCTAACTCGACATCCAAGAAATAGCACACAGTCTGGAGTATCATATGTTGGTTGGTTAAAAGATGAATTTCAACCTGAAAAAGAATTACAAAACATTGATATAATGATCAATTTATCTGGAGAGTCATTAAATGATGGGCGTTGGACTAAAGAACAAAAAGGTCGTATCGTGTCCAGTCGCTTAAAAAGTACGAACGAAATTATTCGCATTATGCGAACAATGCCTGAACCACCAAAGGTCCTTATCAACGCGAGTGCTATTGGAATATATGGTACAACAAGTGCTGAAAAGTTTACAGAGAATTCAGATCATGTAGGCTCCGATTTTCTCGCACAAACTGTCTCGCAATGGGAACATGCAGCTTTACAAGCTAACGATTTGAACGTTCGAACTGTTCTTATGCGCTTTGGGGTTATTCTTGGCAAAGATGAGGGGGCATTACCAAGGATGTTGCTTCCATATAAGCTATTTGCTGGTGGAACAATAGGCAGTGGAGAGCAAGTGTTATCGTGGATTCACATTGACGATGTAGCAAGAGCAATTGTTTTTGCTATTGACCACCCACTCTCAGGACCTGTTAATGTCACAGCTCCTACTCCCAAAACAATGAAGGAGTTTGGAAAAACGATTGCTGCTGTTCTACATCGACCACATTGGTTACCTGTCCCAAGCTTCGCATTAAAAACTTTACTTGGTGAAATGAGCGTGTTAGTTTTGGAAGGTCAATATGTTTTACCAGATAAATTACAAAAAAATGGATTTGTTTTTTCATTTCCAATACTTGATGAAGCACTCCATGACATATTAAAATCATAA
- a CDS encoding DMT family transporter, with product MSKKDLSYLFLLASVWGASFLFIRVASPVLGPFLTIELRVLIAGICLLVLTKVSKSPLQIKKYWKQYMILGTLNAAIPFTLIATSAIFLNASMTSILNSLTPLFAVIVGSIFLHEKITLSKIVAIFLGVFGVTILVGWSALEVNTWTIAATLLSILATISYALSGVYIKRSFVSVPPLVLSTTQQLAAAIVLLPFTVATLPESIHVNGIVVFSVLALAIVCTAFAYLIYFELINQVGPTRTLSVTFLVPLFGTVWGMLFLQEHITIGIIVGLLLILSSIILISDIRLVPKRWREKTSNSI from the coding sequence GTGAGTAAAAAAGACTTGAGTTATTTATTTTTGTTAGCATCAGTGTGGGGAGCAAGCTTTTTATTTATTAGAGTTGCATCTCCTGTATTGGGGCCGTTTCTTACAATTGAGCTACGTGTTTTAATAGCAGGCATTTGCTTGCTCGTGCTGACGAAGGTAAGTAAGAGCCCTTTGCAAATTAAAAAGTATTGGAAGCAGTACATGATACTTGGTACTCTTAACGCTGCCATACCATTTACACTAATTGCAACATCAGCTATTTTCTTGAATGCATCTATGACGTCAATATTAAATTCATTGACACCATTATTTGCGGTTATTGTTGGAAGTATTTTTTTACATGAGAAAATCACGTTAAGCAAAATAGTAGCAATATTTCTAGGGGTTTTTGGTGTGACTATACTTGTAGGCTGGAGTGCATTAGAAGTAAACACATGGACTATTGCAGCAACATTATTATCTATCTTAGCGACAATATCGTATGCACTATCAGGTGTATATATAAAAAGGTCGTTTGTTAGTGTGCCACCATTAGTGTTATCAACAACACAACAGTTAGCTGCCGCTATTGTGTTGTTACCTTTTACGGTTGCGACACTTCCTGAATCAATACATGTCAATGGCATCGTTGTATTTTCTGTTCTTGCGCTTGCCATCGTATGTACCGCTTTTGCATACTTAATTTACTTCGAATTAATTAATCAGGTAGGACCTACAAGAACACTAAGTGTAACGTTTTTAGTTCCACTCTTTGGCACAGTTTGGGGCATGCTCTTTTTACAAGAGCATATTACGATAGGTATTATTGTTGGGTTGTTATTAATATTAAGTAGCATAATACTTATTTCTGATATTAGGCTCGTACCTAAGCGTTGGCGTGAGAAGACAAGCAATTCTATTTAA
- a CDS encoding amidohydrolase — MRVLFKNGKIHPITSVPLEQADILVINGKIAEIGNIDPTKADTIVDCTHKYIFPGFIDVHTHLGLYDEGTGWAGNDANETIEPLTPHIRAFDSAHPLDPAFQDAIRYGITTAHIMPGSANVIGGTTSVIKTHGKNISKMLLRETAGLKIALGENPKRIHSAGNKDSITRMGIMGMLREEFYRAKNHDNPEYLRIAPIVKALKREIPVRIHAHRSDDIISAVRFADEFNLDLRIEHCTDGHLIADELAGRGLKVSVGPTFTRRSKVELRNKTWSTYDILTKHGIEVSITTDHPYTPIQYLNLCAALAVREGLDEQKALEGITILPARNLGVDHAVGSLEVGKDADIVVWNHHPFHYMAKPDMTMIHGEFIYKSK; from the coding sequence ATGCGTGTACTTTTTAAAAATGGTAAAATTCATCCAATTACATCAGTGCCACTTGAACAAGCAGACATATTAGTCATCAACGGAAAGATTGCCGAAATAGGTAATATTGATCCCACAAAAGCCGACACCATTGTGGATTGCACGCATAAATATATATTCCCTGGCTTCATCGACGTGCATACACATCTTGGCTTGTACGATGAAGGCACAGGCTGGGCTGGGAATGATGCAAATGAAACGATAGAGCCTTTAACACCACACATTCGGGCTTTTGATAGTGCTCACCCACTTGATCCTGCGTTTCAGGATGCAATTCGATACGGTATTACAACTGCCCATATTATGCCTGGTAGTGCTAATGTTATTGGTGGCACAACCTCTGTTATTAAAACACATGGTAAAAACATTTCAAAAATGCTTTTACGTGAAACTGCTGGTTTAAAAATTGCTCTCGGTGAGAACCCGAAGAGAATTCACAGTGCTGGAAACAAAGACTCCATTACTAGAATGGGAATTATGGGAATGCTACGAGAAGAATTTTATCGTGCTAAAAACCATGATAACCCAGAATATTTAAGAATTGCACCGATCGTAAAAGCTTTAAAGCGTGAAATACCTGTTCGGATTCATGCACATCGTTCTGATGATATAATATCTGCTGTTCGATTTGCCGATGAATTCAATTTAGATTTACGAATTGAACACTGTACGGACGGTCACCTAATTGCTGACGAGCTAGCAGGGCGCGGACTAAAAGTTAGTGTAGGGCCAACCTTTACACGCCGTTCGAAAGTAGAGCTTCGTAACAAAACATGGAGCACGTATGACATCTTAACGAAACACGGTATTGAAGTATCTATAACAACGGACCATCCCTACACTCCTATACAATACTTAAACCTTTGTGCTGCCCTTGCTGTTAGAGAAGGTCTGGATGAACAGAAAGCACTTGAAGGTATCACCATTTTGCCTGCTAGAAATTTAGGAGTCGATCATGCAGTAGGTAGTTTAGAAGTTGGAAAAGACGCTGATATTGTTGTATGGAATCATCATCCCTTCCACTACATGGCAAAGCCTGACATGACTATGATTCATGGTGAATTTATATACAAAAGTAAGTGA
- a CDS encoding YpzG family protein, with protein MNNKHKKFYDQLYSNPFNQPWASRKHANAQVNGETQQTQNLIILENQTRKRS; from the coding sequence TTGAATAACAAGCATAAAAAATTCTATGACCAATTGTATTCAAATCCATTTAACCAACCTTGGGCGAGTCGCAAGCATGCAAACGCTCAAGTAAACGGCGAAACGCAGCAAACGCAAAATTTGATTATTCTCGAAAATCAAACACGTAAACGCTCCTAG
- a CDS encoding DoxX family protein: MKKVLQGPIAAGIWTVLRIWLGIQWLQAGINKIGGFDASGYLKGAISKATGDHPAVQGWYASFLEGFALPNVGLFNVLIPWGEVLVGIGLILGAATIPALLAGAFMNLNFLLAGTTSTNPILYTAAVILLFAGTASYYYGVDRFAVPYIKKAIFKQEQKVTV; encoded by the coding sequence ATGAAAAAAGTACTACAAGGTCCTATTGCAGCGGGTATTTGGACAGTGTTGCGAATTTGGTTAGGTATTCAGTGGCTCCAAGCTGGTATTAATAAAATAGGTGGATTTGACGCAAGTGGTTATTTAAAAGGCGCGATTAGTAAGGCAACTGGTGATCATCCAGCAGTGCAAGGCTGGTATGCATCGTTCCTAGAAGGATTTGCTCTGCCGAATGTTGGATTGTTTAATGTGTTAATTCCTTGGGGTGAAGTACTAGTTGGTATTGGACTTATTTTAGGAGCAGCGACAATCCCTGCGTTGCTAGCGGGTGCATTCATGAATCTGAATTTCTTACTAGCAGGAACAACTAGCACAAACCCAATTTTATATACTGCTGCAGTAATTTTATTGTTTGCTGGTACGGCAAGCTACTATTATGGTGTAGATAGATTCGCCGTTCCATACATCAAGAAAGCAATATTCAAACAAGAACAAAAAGTTACAGTATAG